Proteins co-encoded in one Deltaproteobacteria bacterium genomic window:
- a CDS encoding CBS domain-containing protein, producing MFVVRRMKKHVVTISPAASLYEAREIMRGNNIHQLPVAGENGKLVGILSNRDIREATLPVGILRGATEEEAVELLKKTAVEKVMTRKVTVATLTDTLEDAIVLLHDFRINALPVVDDKGRVAGIITRTDVLKAFIEALGVGEISSRLEVVVPDRPGGLAKIVSIIKGFNVNITSILTTGHAEAGKRTIFFRVATINVLPLKQTIQEAGFEILDPSLYHV from the coding sequence ATGTTCGTCGTACGCAGAATGAAAAAGCACGTAGTCACGATATCCCCGGCCGCTTCCCTGTACGAGGCGAGGGAAATCATGCGCGGGAACAACATCCACCAGCTCCCGGTAGCCGGGGAGAACGGGAAGCTCGTCGGCATTCTCTCCAATCGTGACATCCGCGAGGCGACGCTTCCCGTGGGCATCCTGCGGGGGGCGACGGAAGAAGAGGCCGTGGAACTCCTGAAAAAAACGGCGGTGGAGAAGGTGATGACCCGGAAGGTCACGGTGGCCACGCTCACCGACACATTGGAGGACGCCATCGTTCTGCTTCACGATTTCAGGATCAATGCGCTTCCGGTGGTCGACGACAAGGGCAGGGTGGCCGGAATCATCACGCGGACGGACGTGCTCAAGGCGTTCATCGAGGCATTGGGGGTCGGAGAGATAAGCTCGCGCCTCGAAGTGGTCGTCCCGGACCGGCCGGGGGGGCTGGCGAAGATCGTTTCGATCATCAAGGGCTTCAACGTCAATATCACGAGCATCCTGACGACGGGTCACGCCGAGGCGGGGAAGCGGACCATCTTCTTCCGCGTCGCGACGATCAACGTCCTCCCGCTGAAGCAGACCATACAGGAAGCGGGATTCGAGATACTCGATCCGTCCCTCTATCACGTTTGA
- a CDS encoding zinc-dependent alcohol dehydrogenase family protein, with amino-acid sequence MKAMVLKKTGPIEGSPLAREDAPVPSPGPGEILVKVSACGICRTDLHVIEGDLPSVRTPLIPGHQVVGRVEMPGEGSGRFPKGTRVGIAWLRHTCGECAFCRSGKENLCEAPLFTGYHRDGGYAEYAVVPESYAYALPYAFSDAEAAPLLCAGIIGYRALTRAELPRGGRLAIYGFGSSAHIVIQLALHRGCEVFVCTRGTTHREHALTLGAAWAGENPSEMPVAADSAIIFAPAGELIPQALRALKKGGTLSLAGIHMSDVPTMRYEECLFYEKNVRSVTANTRRDGEELLREAAEIPIRPKVTLFPLEDANRALQMLKADELQGTGVLIVG; translated from the coding sequence ATGAAAGCGATGGTGCTGAAAAAGACCGGTCCTATCGAGGGGTCGCCGCTCGCCCGGGAAGACGCGCCCGTCCCTTCGCCCGGGCCGGGAGAGATCCTGGTGAAGGTGTCCGCATGCGGGATCTGCCGGACCGACCTGCACGTGATCGAGGGGGACCTTCCCTCCGTCCGCACCCCGCTCATTCCGGGGCACCAGGTCGTCGGGAGGGTGGAAATGCCGGGCGAAGGCTCGGGGCGCTTCCCCAAGGGGACCCGCGTGGGGATCGCATGGCTGCGCCACACTTGCGGAGAATGCGCTTTCTGCCGTTCGGGGAAGGAGAACCTGTGCGAGGCGCCCCTCTTCACGGGATACCACAGGGACGGCGGATACGCCGAATACGCGGTGGTCCCGGAAAGCTACGCTTACGCCCTCCCTTACGCGTTTTCGGACGCGGAAGCCGCCCCGCTGCTCTGCGCCGGGATCATCGGGTACCGCGCGCTCACGCGCGCCGAGCTTCCGCGTGGCGGAAGGCTCGCCATCTACGGCTTCGGCTCCTCCGCGCACATCGTCATCCAGCTTGCCCTGCACCGAGGCTGCGAGGTTTTCGTCTGCACGCGCGGGACGACCCATCGGGAGCATGCGTTGACACTTGGGGCCGCATGGGCCGGCGAGAATCCGTCGGAGATGCCCGTCGCAGCCGATTCAGCGATAATATTCGCACCCGCGGGCGAACTGATCCCGCAGGCGCTGCGGGCGCTCAAAAAAGGCGGCACCCTCTCTCTGGCGGGAATCCACATGAGCGACGTTCCGACGATGCGTTACGAGGAGTGCCTTTTCTACGAGAAGAACGTACGGAGCGTCACCGCCAACACCCGGCGGGACGGCGAAGAACTATTGCGTGAGGCCGCCGAAATCCCCATCCGTCCGAAGGTCACGCTATTCCCGTTGGAAGACGCCAACCGCGCCCTGCAAATGCTGAAAGCTGACGAACTCCAGGGCACGGGGGTGCTGATCGTCGGGTGA
- a CDS encoding type II toxin-antitoxin system VapC family toxin, producing MILYLDTSALVKLYIEELHSDDVRRWADEAEIVATCRVAYPEAVSAFNRRMRAGDMMKNIYGSAMKYFRRDWDRLAIVDFREIDAGRLAAKHGLRGFDAIHLSAALVLASVPSGPDVWFSSFDSVLNRAAAGEKISVLVPV from the coding sequence GTGATCCTCTACCTCGATACAAGCGCGCTCGTGAAACTTTACATCGAGGAACTTCATTCGGACGATGTCCGCCGATGGGCTGATGAGGCGGAAATCGTCGCCACTTGCCGCGTCGCATATCCTGAAGCCGTATCGGCTTTCAACCGGCGCATGCGCGCGGGTGACATGATGAAGAATATATATGGATCCGCAATGAAATACTTCAGGCGGGATTGGGATCGTCTGGCAATCGTGGATTTCAGGGAGATCGACGCAGGCAGGCTTGCCGCAAAGCACGGGCTGCGTGGATTCGATGCAATACACCTTTCGGCAGCCCTCGTGCTTGCATCCGTTCCTTCCGGACCGGATGTATGGTTTTCATCGTTCGATTCCGTTTTGAACCGGGCCGCTGCAGGCGAGAAAATTTCCGTACTTGTTCCTGTCTGA
- a CDS encoding type II toxin-antitoxin system prevent-host-death family antitoxin, whose translation MLTVGIKELKAKLSNYVGKAGRGEEIVVTARGKEIALIVPITKERRALKHLSETGEARMPKGKPAGVSGLRIRGKSLAQTVLESRR comes from the coding sequence ATGTTAACTGTCGGTATCAAGGAGTTGAAGGCAAAGCTGAGCAACTATGTGGGGAAAGCGGGCAGGGGTGAGGAAATCGTGGTAACAGCGCGTGGCAAGGAGATTGCCCTCATTGTCCCGATAACGAAAGAGCGGCGGGCCTTGAAACATCTTTCGGAGACAGGTGAGGCCAGGATGCCAAAGGGAAAACCGGCGGGAGTCAGTGGCCTTCGTATCCGGGGAAAGTCCCTGGCGCAAACGGTTCTGGAAAGCCGCCGGTGA
- a CDS encoding FAD-dependent oxidoreductase, protein MNTALEAGPKVHDVIVVGAGPAGLFAARALSGHLSVLVIDEKHRTGGAGAMTDGKLNLSPRIGLDLDELQLTEAEAESRIAKIDETFLEHGADRTLYGVDRERIALWMDRVSWVRRRTFRGDWDITLLPARQRHMGTDLAHHVVARLTESIAKKGAGFLLGAKVDGIRLRDGGGPFVVTSSKGDFESRYVVSAPGRDGAHWFREVARSMGVRTRWGAIDIGCRVEVALPVYDEITQVLYDPKFLFVTPTHGDRTRTFCTNPGGRVRVELRNGFRLVNGDALKRMKTPCTNFAILNTVFMTEPLQDTTEMGRKVMEFANFWGGGDSLIVQRWGDLTEGRRSKRETFFSGSLGYDKMIPTLPPGPGVTPGDISYAYPGRIVDNLRESLLLLSRVIPGVAHPSTTVYVPEIKFYDTKYPTDRNLETEVPNLFVAGDGVGKSRGIVGAALNGMLAAEGILRKEGIK, encoded by the coding sequence ATGAACACAGCGCTGGAAGCGGGCCCGAAAGTGCATGATGTGATCGTCGTCGGTGCGGGGCCCGCCGGGTTGTTCGCCGCCCGCGCGCTGTCCGGGCATCTCTCAGTCCTCGTCATCGACGAAAAGCACCGCACGGGCGGGGCCGGAGCGATGACCGACGGGAAGCTGAATCTGTCCCCCCGGATCGGGCTCGACCTCGACGAGCTTCAACTGACGGAGGCGGAGGCCGAGAGCCGGATCGCGAAAATCGACGAGACGTTCCTCGAGCACGGCGCGGACCGAACGCTCTACGGCGTCGACCGGGAGCGGATCGCCCTTTGGATGGACCGTGTCTCCTGGGTAAGGCGCCGCACTTTCAGGGGGGACTGGGACATCACGCTTCTCCCCGCGAGGCAGCGTCACATGGGGACAGACCTCGCGCATCACGTCGTCGCACGCCTGACCGAGTCCATCGCGAAAAAAGGCGCCGGGTTCCTCCTCGGGGCGAAGGTGGATGGAATACGGCTGCGGGACGGCGGAGGTCCGTTCGTCGTCACAAGCTCCAAAGGAGATTTCGAGTCGAGGTACGTGGTTTCGGCCCCTGGGCGCGACGGAGCGCACTGGTTCCGCGAGGTGGCCCGCTCCATGGGCGTGCGGACACGCTGGGGGGCCATCGACATCGGCTGCCGGGTCGAAGTCGCGCTGCCGGTATACGACGAGATAACGCAGGTCCTCTACGATCCCAAGTTCCTCTTCGTCACCCCCACCCACGGGGACCGGACCCGCACATTCTGCACGAACCCCGGAGGCAGGGTCCGCGTGGAACTCCGTAACGGCTTCCGGCTGGTAAACGGCGATGCGCTGAAGAGAATGAAGACCCCCTGCACCAACTTCGCGATCCTCAACACGGTCTTCATGACGGAACCGCTCCAGGACACCACGGAGATGGGGCGCAAGGTGATGGAGTTCGCAAATTTCTGGGGAGGCGGGGACAGCCTCATCGTGCAGCGGTGGGGTGACCTGACGGAAGGCCGCCGGTCGAAAAGGGAGACGTTCTTCTCGGGTTCACTCGGATACGACAAGATGATACCTACGCTTCCGCCCGGCCCCGGGGTCACGCCCGGGGACATCTCGTACGCCTACCCGGGGAGGATCGTGGACAATCTGCGCGAGAGCCTGCTCCTCCTCTCTCGCGTCATCCCGGGGGTTGCGCACCCGTCGACGACCGTCTACGTCCCCGAGATCAAGTTCTACGACACGAAGTATCCCACCGACCGGAACCTCGAGACCGAGGTGCCCAATCTTTTCGTCGCGGGGGACGGTGTGGGCAAATCGCGCGGCATCGTGGGCGCCGCCCTGAACGGCATGCTCGCCGCCGAGGGGATTTTGCGGAAAGAGGGAATCAAGTAA
- a CDS encoding metal-dependent hydrolase, which translates to MASVKIRWLGHSGFSIQDPSGKTVLIDAWFKGNPKAPGGPESIAKADFLLLTHDHSDHAGDAVTLAKRTGAMVVGIYELTGDLKARGVPESQLLHGGGGMNVGGTVILDGFSFTMTEARHSCTLGAPVGYVIRTPSGATVYHSGDTGIFAGMSLIGELYPIDVALLPIGSVFTMDYRQAAKAAALLRAKTVVPMHFGTFPILEPNADRFVAEMKKTAPGTRVVVLEPGEETSL; encoded by the coding sequence ATGGCGTCCGTGAAGATTCGATGGTTAGGGCACTCCGGTTTCTCCATCCAGGATCCGTCCGGCAAGACCGTGCTCATCGATGCCTGGTTCAAAGGGAACCCCAAAGCGCCCGGCGGTCCGGAAAGCATAGCGAAAGCGGACTTCCTTCTCCTCACCCACGATCATTCCGACCACGCGGGCGACGCCGTCACGCTGGCCAAACGGACGGGTGCGATGGTGGTCGGGATCTACGAACTGACGGGGGATCTGAAGGCCAGGGGGGTCCCCGAATCGCAGCTTCTGCACGGAGGGGGCGGAATGAACGTCGGAGGCACGGTGATACTCGACGGCTTCTCCTTCACGATGACCGAGGCCCGTCATTCCTGCACACTCGGGGCGCCGGTGGGATACGTGATCCGCACTCCTTCGGGCGCAACGGTTTACCATTCGGGGGATACGGGGATCTTCGCGGGCATGTCGCTTATCGGCGAACTGTATCCGATCGACGTGGCGCTGCTCCCGATCGGGTCGGTGTTCACGATGGATTACAGGCAAGCCGCGAAGGCGGCTGCGCTGCTCCGGGCGAAGACGGTCGTCCCGATGCACTTCGGGACGTTCCCGATCCTCGAGCCCAACGCGGACCGGTTCGTCGCGGAGATGAAGAAGACCGCACCGGGAACACGGGTGGTCGTGCTCGAGCCCGGCGAAGAGACGTCTCTCTAA
- a CDS encoding D-sedoheptulose 7-phosphate isomerase gives MLKEGADLRLQMAETMAREIHDAAQAIAHAFKAGRKILLFGNGGSAADSQHIAAEFMNRFLIERPPLPAIALTTDTSILTSISNDYAFDEIFSKQIKALGKKGDIAIGISTSGNSANVLKGFRVAKKLGMVTIALTAEGGKMASIADIALAVPSKSTPRIQEAHIAIGHILCDLTDTFLFRQVGKR, from the coding sequence ATGCTGAAGGAAGGTGCGGACCTGCGCCTCCAGATGGCGGAGACGATGGCCCGCGAAATCCACGACGCCGCGCAGGCGATCGCCCACGCGTTCAAGGCGGGCCGGAAAATCCTCCTGTTCGGCAACGGCGGCAGCGCCGCGGACTCCCAGCACATCGCGGCGGAATTCATGAACCGTTTCCTTATCGAGCGCCCCCCGCTCCCGGCCATCGCGCTTACCACCGACACCTCGATACTCACCAGCATCTCGAACGATTATGCGTTCGACGAGATTTTCAGCAAGCAGATAAAAGCCCTCGGCAAGAAGGGGGACATAGCCATAGGAATCTCCACAAGCGGGAATTCCGCGAACGTCCTCAAGGGGTTCCGGGTCGCCAAGAAACTGGGAATGGTCACGATCGCGCTCACGGCCGAGGGGGGGAAGATGGCCTCGATCGCCGACATCGCCCTTGCCGTCCCTTCGAAGAGCACCCCGCGGATCCAGGAGGCCCACATCGCCATCGGGCACATACTGTGCGATCTGACGGACACCTTCCTGTTCCGGCAGGTCGGAAAGCGATGA
- a CDS encoding CoA-binding protein has translation MERAIDRILKETRTVAVVGISDKPERPSNAVARYLKERGFQVIPVNPMLTEALGEKAYPSLTQVPGKIDLVDVFRKSEEVPAIAEEAIRIGARFFWMQEGVVSEAARDLLDRAGIPVVMDLCVKKELAKRGM, from the coding sequence GTGGAACGGGCGATCGACAGGATTCTCAAGGAAACGCGCACCGTTGCCGTTGTGGGAATCTCCGACAAACCGGAGCGGCCAAGCAACGCCGTGGCGCGGTATCTGAAGGAGAGGGGATTCCAGGTAATTCCCGTGAACCCCATGCTCACCGAGGCACTGGGGGAGAAGGCGTATCCCTCCCTGACGCAGGTTCCCGGGAAAATCGACCTCGTGGACGTGTTCAGGAAATCCGAAGAAGTGCCGGCGATCGCGGAAGAGGCGATCCGGATCGGCGCACGGTTTTTCTGGATGCAGGAAGGGGTCGTGAGCGAGGCGGCGCGCGATCTCCTGGATCGGGCGGGAATTCCGGTGGTGATGGATCTTTGCGTCAAAAAGGAGCTCGCGAAGCGGGGCATGTGA
- the trxA gene encoding thioredoxin, whose product MAGNIMELNDGNFKTTVDSGPTPVLVDFWAPWCGPCRVIAPILEEVAREMEGKVRIAKVNVDESPDIASTLGIRGIPTLILFKEGQIKGQMVGVNTKAGIVSLIQKGM is encoded by the coding sequence ATGGCCGGAAACATCATGGAATTGAACGACGGAAACTTCAAGACGACGGTCGACTCCGGCCCGACGCCGGTGCTGGTCGATTTCTGGGCTCCCTGGTGCGGTCCGTGCAGGGTGATCGCGCCGATCCTCGAAGAGGTCGCCAGGGAGATGGAGGGGAAGGTGCGCATCGCCAAGGTGAACGTCGATGAAAGCCCGGACATCGCGTCGACCCTGGGCATCCGCGGAATCCCGACCCTCATCCTGTTCAAGGAAGGGCAGATCAAGGGCCAGATGGTGGGAGTCAACACGAAAGCCGGCATCGTATCGCTGATACAGAAAGGAATGTAG
- the rodA gene encoding rod shape-determining protein RodA — protein MIRKGKLARLDWPIFLLALALCGVGLLNVYSGTRVFGGTGFPLFAKQFVWIFLGILAFFACYLTGDGLIEEVVRPVFWGILAILVIVLVAGKVRGGAQRWISLGAFNFQPSEFAKVAIVLALSKYFADKYSYSGIGFVDTLPAIGLVIVPFLLVALQPDLGTAGVFVIILLGMLVIACVRTKVLLWLGGTGALLIPALWLAMKDYQKQRVLTFLDPERDPLGAGYHVIQSKIAVGSGGFIGKGYLRGTQGSLRFLPEQHTDFAFAVFAEEWGFAGTLVLLALFLLLVQRAFHLASRSQDRFASFACGGLAVYFLAHIAINLAMVCGLFPVVGIPLPFVSYGGSSMLTNMMALGIMTNLARSRFTFQGGGESSISS, from the coding sequence ATGATCCGCAAGGGAAAGCTTGCGCGCCTTGACTGGCCGATCTTCCTGCTCGCCCTTGCATTGTGCGGCGTGGGCCTGCTCAACGTGTACAGCGGAACGCGGGTGTTCGGAGGGACGGGCTTCCCCCTCTTCGCGAAGCAGTTCGTCTGGATCTTCCTCGGGATACTCGCATTCTTCGCATGTTACCTGACCGGCGACGGATTGATCGAGGAGGTCGTCCGCCCCGTATTCTGGGGCATCCTCGCGATCCTCGTCATCGTCCTCGTAGCCGGGAAGGTGAGGGGAGGGGCCCAGCGGTGGATCTCCCTCGGCGCCTTCAATTTCCAGCCGTCGGAGTTCGCGAAGGTCGCCATCGTACTCGCGCTCTCCAAATACTTCGCCGACAAGTACAGCTACAGCGGGATCGGATTCGTCGATACCCTGCCGGCCATCGGGCTCGTGATCGTGCCTTTCCTGCTGGTCGCGCTCCAGCCCGATCTCGGAACCGCCGGCGTGTTCGTCATCATCCTGCTGGGAATGCTCGTGATCGCCTGCGTGCGGACGAAGGTGCTCCTGTGGCTGGGGGGAACGGGCGCGCTTCTGATCCCCGCCCTGTGGCTTGCGATGAAGGACTACCAGAAACAGAGGGTCCTCACGTTCCTTGATCCCGAGCGCGATCCCCTGGGGGCGGGGTACCACGTGATCCAGTCGAAGATCGCCGTGGGCTCCGGGGGGTTCATTGGAAAAGGATACCTGCGCGGAACGCAGGGATCCCTCAGGTTTCTCCCGGAACAGCACACCGATTTCGCTTTCGCCGTGTTCGCGGAGGAATGGGGGTTTGCGGGAACGCTGGTCCTGCTCGCTCTTTTTCTGCTGCTCGTCCAAAGGGCGTTTCACCTGGCATCCCGTTCGCAGGACCGGTTCGCTTCTTTCGCGTGCGGCGGGCTGGCCGTCTACTTCCTGGCCCACATCGCCATCAATCTCGCGATGGTCTGCGGCCTCTTTCCCGTAGTGGGAATACCGCTACCGTTCGTCAGTTACGGCGGGTCGTCGATGCTGACGAACATGATGGCCCTCGGCATTATGACGAACCTGGCCCGAAGCCGCTTCACATTTCAGGGAGGAGGGGAGAGCTCGATAAGCTCTTGA
- the mrdA gene encoding penicillin-binding protein 2, with product MTQRIRKREHDPQIVKRIQTVIWVAFGLFALLMVRVYWLQVVQYERFRTLSENNRLRIRTIRAPRGQILDRKGRPIAETQASFDLICSPIDVADLEGELKLLAEIVDFDTDEIPGKIRDAKKKNPYSSITVARDLRFEQVSVIEFNREALRGFSVLVEAKRSYPYGRAFAHVLGYVGEVSQAELDASEDELLGMGDVVGKYGLEREEDDVLRGINGGRHVEVDAAGRDKRLVEEVPPRAGGIVTTTLDADIQKTAEEAMEGKAGAVIAMVPKTGDILAFVSAPTFDPSAFSRGIRKAEWQELSNDPRKPMQNKGLQGTYAPGSTVKPFVALAALEEGLQDPKATVRCPGHLWIGNRAFRCWREKGHGSVDMYKGIVQSCDVYFYTMGMRLGPDRIAKLERDAGLGTLTEIELPGERKGLVPDSEWKRKVSKERWYDSERAILGIGQGAIHVTPLEMLAGYASIATGGEVMRPRLVDRIAPREAPVEQRAPKMLRKLPWKPENVAFVRRALGGVVNDHGTGGAAKLQGIEVGGKTGTAQVAAVKGKMIKSENLPYNLRDHAWFVGFAPVSDPEICVVAMLEHGGHGGSAAAPVVKAVMQEYFRTKQPAEAAAKEKEKEKR from the coding sequence GTGACACAGCGTATCAGGAAACGGGAACACGATCCGCAGATCGTGAAGCGGATACAGACGGTCATATGGGTCGCGTTCGGCTTGTTCGCCCTTCTCATGGTGAGAGTCTACTGGCTCCAGGTGGTGCAGTACGAGCGCTTCCGCACCCTGTCCGAAAACAACAGGCTGCGCATACGGACGATCCGGGCGCCGCGCGGGCAGATCCTTGACCGCAAGGGCAGGCCGATCGCCGAGACGCAGGCCTCCTTCGATCTCATATGCTCCCCGATCGACGTGGCGGACCTCGAGGGCGAGCTCAAGCTCCTTGCGGAGATCGTCGATTTCGACACTGACGAAATTCCGGGAAAGATCCGGGATGCGAAGAAGAAAAATCCCTACAGCTCCATCACGGTCGCTCGGGACCTGAGGTTCGAGCAGGTCTCCGTGATCGAATTCAACCGGGAGGCCCTCCGCGGTTTCTCGGTGCTTGTGGAAGCCAAGCGCAGCTATCCGTACGGGCGGGCGTTCGCGCACGTCCTGGGATACGTGGGGGAAGTGAGCCAGGCGGAGCTGGACGCATCCGAGGACGAGCTGCTCGGGATGGGGGACGTCGTCGGGAAATACGGGCTGGAACGGGAGGAAGACGACGTTCTTCGCGGGATAAACGGGGGGCGGCACGTCGAGGTGGACGCCGCGGGCAGGGACAAGCGCCTCGTCGAGGAAGTTCCGCCGCGCGCGGGAGGGATCGTCACGACGACCCTCGACGCCGACATCCAGAAAACGGCGGAGGAGGCGATGGAAGGGAAGGCGGGCGCAGTGATCGCCATGGTTCCGAAGACCGGGGACATCCTGGCGTTCGTCTCCGCGCCGACCTTCGACCCGAGCGCATTTTCGAGGGGAATCCGGAAGGCGGAGTGGCAGGAACTGTCCAACGATCCGCGCAAGCCGATGCAGAACAAGGGGCTCCAGGGCACGTACGCCCCCGGCTCCACCGTGAAACCGTTCGTCGCGCTGGCGGCGCTGGAAGAGGGGTTGCAGGATCCGAAGGCCACGGTCCGGTGCCCGGGACACCTCTGGATCGGGAACCGGGCCTTCCGCTGCTGGAGGGAGAAGGGCCACGGGTCGGTTGACATGTACAAGGGGATAGTGCAGTCGTGCGACGTCTATTTTTACACGATGGGGATGCGGCTCGGGCCGGACCGGATCGCGAAACTTGAGAGGGACGCCGGCCTGGGCACCCTAACGGAAATAGAACTTCCGGGGGAAAGGAAGGGCCTCGTTCCCGATTCGGAGTGGAAACGGAAGGTATCGAAGGAGAGGTGGTACGATTCGGAGAGGGCGATCCTCGGAATAGGCCAGGGAGCGATCCACGTCACGCCGCTCGAGATGCTTGCGGGTTACGCCTCCATCGCCACCGGGGGAGAGGTGATGCGTCCCCGTCTCGTGGACCGGATAGCGCCGAGGGAAGCCCCCGTGGAACAACGCGCGCCGAAGATGCTCCGGAAACTTCCCTGGAAGCCGGAGAACGTCGCTTTCGTCCGAAGGGCGCTCGGGGGGGTGGTAAACGATCACGGTACCGGCGGCGCCGCGAAGCTCCAGGGGATCGAGGTGGGAGGAAAAACAGGGACGGCACAGGTGGCCGCGGTCAAGGGGAAGATGATCAAGTCGGAGAACCTCCCCTACAATCTCCGCGACCATGCATGGTTCGTGGGATTCGCCCCGGTATCCGATCCGGAGATCTGTGTCGTGGCGATGCTTGAGCACGGCGGCCATGGAGGGTCCGCCGCCGCCCCCGTGGTCAAAGCGGTGATGCAGGAGTATTTCCGGACGAAGCAGCCGGCCGAAGCCGCGGCAAAGGAGAAGGAGAAGGAGAAGCGATGA
- the mreC gene encoding rod shape-determining protein MreC: MGSFLRKWWRLLTAVALISVAIQIFVHPPAALSRTDAVHASASLVFRPVYLAVDYVRQGISSIWSHYIALVGVSRENERLRQEIVTLREKLQENRDAVLENRRLKDLLSFSGSVERKAIGARVVGHDISPWFQAVFIDAGLESGVEAGMAVVTPYGGMGRVHKTYRGVSEVLLVTDGRFAADVIVERSRVRAIAEGMGGNLCRLKYVSPTQDVVAGDRILFSGFDGSMPKGTLLGTVISADKPREGLFQKIQVQCAVNLQAAEEVLVVLSRPSIPFRTGKL, translated from the coding sequence ATGGGATCGTTCCTTAGAAAATGGTGGCGGCTGCTTACTGCGGTCGCCCTGATATCCGTCGCAATCCAGATCTTCGTGCATCCCCCCGCCGCGCTTTCGCGCACGGATGCGGTGCACGCTTCCGCCTCGCTCGTCTTCCGGCCGGTCTACCTCGCGGTGGATTACGTTCGCCAGGGGATCTCCTCCATATGGTCGCACTACATCGCTCTGGTCGGCGTGTCCCGGGAGAATGAACGTCTCCGGCAGGAAATCGTTACCCTGAGGGAGAAGCTCCAGGAGAACAGGGACGCCGTCCTCGAAAACCGCCGCCTCAAGGATCTGCTTTCCTTCTCCGGGTCGGTCGAGAGGAAGGCGATCGGCGCGCGCGTCGTCGGACACGACATCTCTCCCTGGTTCCAGGCGGTATTCATCGACGCGGGCCTCGAATCCGGCGTGGAGGCGGGCATGGCCGTGGTGACGCCTTACGGCGGGATGGGGCGCGTCCACAAAACGTACAGGGGGGTTTCGGAGGTGCTCCTCGTGACCGACGGGCGGTTCGCCGCGGACGTGATCGTCGAGCGAAGCCGGGTTCGCGCGATCGCCGAAGGAATGGGCGGAAACCTGTGCCGGTTGAAGTACGTCTCGCCCACGCAGGACGTAGTCGCAGGCGACCGTATCCTTTTCTCGGGGTTCGACGGCAGCATGCCGAAGGGGACGCTGCTCGGCACGGTAATCAGCGCGGACAAACCCAGGGAAGGCCTCTTTCAGAAGATCCAGGTGCAGTGCGCAGTGAACCTCCAGGCGGCGGAGGAGGTGCTGGTGGTCCTCTCCCGCCCGTCCATCCCTTTCCGGACCGGAAAATTGTGA